Proteins encoded in a region of the Elizabethkingia bruuniana genome:
- the ppk1 gene encoding polyphosphate kinase 1 yields MPQFNARDISWLSFNARVLQEAADPQVPLPLRIKFLGIFSNNLDEFFRVRVAGLKRAMEMKSKITAESFFEEPQKILDKINKLVIQQQDDFNIIWEKIQKEMAEQNVFIRTNSDLNFQQRAFVRNYFDEDVESNVIPILLDEKKPMPFLRDKSLYIGIAMWNKNDKKQKHFAIIEVPSRAIGRFTILPSTNGETNVILLEDVIIENLPYIFSYFGYDEFSAHCFKVTKDAEFDLDNDVRTSFVEKIEKGLKNRRKGKPTRFVFDKNIDPQLLDFLTKKLSLTKKDSMIPGEKIHNFKHFMDFPDVFKNYVKPIERTSFIHPDFDNKSRVTDVILKKDVLLNFPYHSFVSVIDLLREAAMDPDVTTIHITAYRLASNSKIANALINAVRNGKEVTVMLELRARFDEEANIFWKERLEEEGVKVLVGIPNKKVHAKLCIIKKRVHNKMTQYGFISTGNFNEKTARVYGDNMLMTSNSTIMADINRVFSLLKKPKQDPVLALEKCKTLMVCPQHMRNKIVFYIDKEIEEAIAGRKAEIIVKVNSLSDKELIKKLYEAAEAGVIIKLIVRGIYCAVNQKTFKKKIHAISIVDEYLEHSRIMYFYHGGKELMYISSADWMTRNLDYRIEAAVRINNKDLKKELKEILSIQLHDNVKARDIGKNLKNQYYENDRKPFRSQIEIYNYLKHKAENEASSN; encoded by the coding sequence ATGCCACAGTTTAATGCCAGAGACATATCATGGTTATCCTTTAATGCCAGAGTATTACAGGAAGCCGCAGACCCACAGGTTCCTTTACCTTTAAGAATAAAATTTCTGGGAATTTTCTCTAACAATCTGGACGAATTTTTCCGGGTTCGTGTTGCCGGGCTAAAACGGGCTATGGAAATGAAATCTAAAATCACTGCGGAATCTTTTTTCGAGGAGCCTCAGAAGATTTTGGACAAGATTAATAAACTGGTTATACAGCAACAGGACGATTTTAATATTATCTGGGAAAAGATCCAGAAGGAAATGGCAGAACAAAATGTCTTTATCCGCACCAATTCTGATCTTAACTTCCAACAAAGGGCTTTTGTCCGAAACTACTTTGATGAGGATGTTGAATCGAATGTTATTCCGATCCTGCTAGACGAGAAGAAACCTATGCCTTTCTTACGTGACAAAAGTTTATACATAGGTATTGCCATGTGGAATAAGAATGACAAAAAGCAAAAGCATTTTGCCATTATTGAGGTTCCTTCGCGTGCCATTGGAAGATTCACTATTCTACCTTCCACCAACGGCGAAACAAATGTTATCCTGCTGGAAGATGTTATTATAGAAAACCTACCCTATATCTTCTCCTATTTTGGTTATGACGAATTCAGTGCTCATTGCTTCAAAGTAACCAAAGATGCAGAATTTGATTTGGACAATGACGTAAGAACCAGCTTTGTAGAAAAAATAGAAAAAGGCTTAAAAAACAGGAGAAAAGGAAAACCTACACGTTTTGTTTTCGATAAAAATATAGATCCGCAATTACTGGACTTTTTAACTAAAAAATTAAGTTTAACTAAGAAAGACAGTATGATACCAGGAGAGAAGATCCACAACTTTAAACACTTTATGGATTTTCCGGATGTCTTCAAAAATTATGTAAAACCCATAGAAAGAACATCTTTCATCCATCCTGATTTTGATAATAAAAGCAGAGTTACAGATGTTATTTTAAAGAAAGATGTTTTACTTAACTTCCCTTATCACTCGTTTGTATCGGTTATCGATCTTTTACGGGAAGCTGCTATGGACCCTGATGTTACCACCATTCATATCACAGCTTACCGCCTGGCTTCCAATTCCAAAATCGCCAATGCATTGATTAATGCGGTAAGAAACGGAAAAGAAGTAACCGTGATGCTGGAATTACGTGCCCGTTTTGACGAGGAAGCTAATATCTTCTGGAAAGAAAGACTGGAAGAAGAGGGTGTAAAAGTACTGGTAGGAATCCCCAATAAGAAAGTTCATGCCAAATTGTGCATTATAAAAAAACGTGTTCATAACAAAATGACACAATATGGCTTTATAAGCACCGGAAACTTTAATGAGAAAACTGCCAGAGTATATGGTGACAATATGCTGATGACCAGCAATAGTACTATAATGGCTGATATCAACAGAGTTTTCAGCTTACTGAAGAAGCCAAAACAAGATCCTGTTCTTGCATTAGAGAAATGTAAAACACTAATGGTATGTCCGCAGCATATGCGGAATAAAATAGTTTTTTATATTGACAAAGAGATAGAAGAAGCGATTGCTGGCAGAAAAGCTGAAATCATTGTTAAAGTAAATTCACTGAGCGATAAAGAGCTGATTAAAAAGCTATATGAAGCTGCAGAAGCGGGTGTTATAATTAAATTAATTGTCCGTGGAATATACTGTGCCGTGAATCAAAAAACCTTCAAAAAGAAAATTCATGCTATAAGTATCGTCGATGAATACCTGGAACATTCCAGAATTATGTATTTTTACCACGGCGGAAAAGAACTTATGTACATTTCTTCTGCCGACTGGATGACGCGTAACCTGGATTACAGGATTGAAGCCGCAGTAAGAATTAACAATAAAGATCTGAAAAAAGAACTTAAAGAAATTCTGAGCATACAGTTGCACGATAATGTAAAAGCCCGTGATATTGGTAAAAATTTGAAAAACCAATATTATGAAAACGATAGAAAACCTTTCCGCTCCCAAATAGAAATTTATAACTATTTAAAACATAAAGCAGAAAATGAGGCTAGCAGCAATTGA